TCTCGCGCGTCAGGTGGGGGCGATCGAGAGGGTGAGGCGGCGGCGGCCCTCGTCGGAGCGGGCGGTGGCCATCCGCTCGGCCGACGGCGTCCCGTACTCGGTGGTGCGCTGCCGCGCGGGCCGGCCGATGGACGCCGCGACCGCCTCGAGCTCGGCGATGGTCTTCAGCGAGCCGTTCTCGCTGCCGGCCATCCGGCTGATCGTCTCCTCCATCAGGGTGCCGCCGAGGTCGTTCGCGCCGCCCTGCAGCACCGCCCGCGTGCCGGCCTCGCCGAGCTTGACCCACGACGTCTGGACGTTCCGGATCCGCCCGTGCAGCAGCAGCCGGGCCACGGCGTGCACCGCCCGGTTCTCCCGCACCGTCGGGCCCGGCCGGGCCACGCCGGCGAGGTAGATCGGCGCGTTGTGGTGCACGAACGGCAGCAGCACGAACTCGCTGAACCCGCCGGTCTCGTCCTGCACCGCGGCCAGCGTGCGCAGGTGCGCCACCCAGTGCGCGGGGGTGTCGACGTGGCCGTACATCATCGTCGACGTCGTCGGCAGGCCCACCCGGTGCGCCGTCCGCACGATCTCCAGCCAGGTCGCCGCGGGCAGCTTCCCCTTCGTCAGCACCCAGCGGACGTCGTCGTCGAGGATCTCCGCCGCCGTCCCCGGCACGCTGTCGAGCCCGGCCTCCTTCGCCGCGGTGAGGAAGTCGGCGAACGACAGCCCGGTGCGGGCTGCCGCGTTGACGATCTCCATGGGGGAGAAGGCGTGCAGGTGGATGCCGGGCTGCCGCCGCTTCACCTCGCCGATCAGGTCGAGGTAGGCGCTGCCGGGCAGGTCGGGGTGGATGCCGCCCTGCATGCAGATCTCGGTGGCGCCGGCGGCCCACGCCTGGTCCACCCGGTCGCCGACCTCGGTCAGCGAGAGCGTGTAGGCGTCGGCGTCGGTGCGCCGCTGGGCGAAGGCGCAGAACCGGCAGCCGGTGTAGCAGACGTTGGTGAAGTTGATGTTCCGGTTGACGACGTAGGTGACGTCGTCGCCGGTGACGTCGCGGCGGACGGCGTCGGCCAGCGCGCACAGCGCCCCGAGGTCGGGGCCGTCGGCGCCGAGCAGCGCCAGGTACTGCGCGTCGGAGAGGCCGGCCGGGTCGCGCTCGGCGGCCCGCAGCGCGGCGTGCACCTCGGGGTCGCCGACGGCCAGCGCGGTGCTGTGCCCGTCGCGCGCGGCCGTCGTCCGGTCGCGCAGCTCGGCCCAGTCGCCGTAGACGGCGTCGAAGTCGCTGCGCCGGTCGGCGGTGCGCCCGACGGTGTCCACCTCGACGTGCAGGTCGGTCCGGCCGGTCGACACCCAGGCCTCGTCGGGCTCCTGCCACGGCAGCCCGGCCGGGATCCGGCCCTCGACCGCCAGCCCGTCCGGGCCGGCCAGCGCGGCCACGTGCGGGCGCACCCGCGGGTCGAGCCACGGCTCGGGGGACAGCACGTAGGGCGGCTGGGCGGCCAGCCGCTCGCGCAGGGCGAAGCCCCCTTCGGCGGTGAGCGCGGCGAGCTCGTCGACGTGCGGCCAGGGCCGCTCGGGGTTGACGTGGTCGGGCGTGAGGGGGGAGACCCCGCCCCAGTCGTCGACGCCGGCGCGCAGCAGCAGGCCCAGCTCGGTGGAGTCGCTCAGGTTCGGCGGGGCCTGCACCCGCGCCCGGGGGCCCAGCAGCAGCCGGGTGACGGCGACGGCGGCCACGTACTCCTGCAGCGCCAGGTCGTCGTGCGCGGCCATCGCGGTGCGCGGCTTGGCGCGGAAGTTCTGGACGATGACCTCCTGCACGTGCCCGTGGCGCTGGTGCGCGGCCCGGATCCGCAGGACGGCGTCGACTCGCTCGGCCGGCGTCTCGCCGATGCCCAGCAGCACGCCGGTGGTGAACGGGACGGCGGAGCGGCCGGCGTCCTCGAGCACCCGCAGCCGCACCGCGGGCTCCTTGTCGGGGCTGCCGAAGTGGGGGCCGCCGGGCTGCGACCACAGCCGGGTCGCCGTCGTCTCGAGCATCATCCCCATCGACGCCGAGACCGGCTTGAGCCGCTGGACCTCCTCCCACGTCAGCACGCCGGGGTTGAGGTGGGGGAGCAGCCCGGTCTCCTCCAGCACCCGGATGGCCATGGCCCGCAGGTAGCCGAGCGTGGAGTCGAAGCCGTGCGCCGCCAGCCACTCGGCCGCGACCGGCCAGCGGTCCTCCGGGCGGTCGCCGAGGGTGAACAGCGCCTCCTTGCACCCCAGGGCCGCGCCGGCGCGGGCGACGTCGAGCACCTCGTCGGGGGAGAGGAACGGCGCCTTGCCCTGGGCCCGGAGCTGCCCGGGCGTGGTGACGAACGTGCAGTAGTGGCAGCGGTCGCGGCACAGGTGGGTGAGCGGGATGAACACCTTGCGGCTGTAGGTGACGATCCCCGCGCGCCCGGCCGAGGCCAGCCCGGCGTCGCGCACCCGGGAGGCGGCGGTGAGCAGCCGGTCCAGCGGCGCGCCCTCACCCAGCCCGCGGGCCGACAGCAGGATCTCGGCCTCGCCGGCGTCGAGGGTCACCCCCCGCTCGGCACGGGCGAGGGCGCGCCGGAGCGCGGACGGCACGGGGGTCTGCGGCTGGCTCATCACCCGCGAACGTAGTCCGGGCGGCCGGCCGTGCGGACGGGACGGGCCTCCGTCGCGCTACCGGGTCCCCGGGGCGTCGACGTAGCGGCCGCGGAGGCGGAGCAGGGGCGCGGCGTCGGGGCGCAGCACCGGGACGTCGTCGACGAGCAGCAGCGCGAGCACGTGGTCGCCGGCCGGGACGAGGCGGTCGAGCCGGCAGTCCAGCGCGACGACGCCGCCGTCGAGCACGATCGCGTCGCTGCCGGCCGCCCGCGACCACGGCACCGACTCCAGCAGGTGCCGCGCGCCGGGCCGGCCGGCCGAGGAGAAGCGGCTGGCCAGGATCGCCTGCCCGGCCGCCAGCACGGTGAGCGCGCAGCTGCCCACCGCCTCGAGCACCTCGGCCGGGTAGCCCTCGGCGGTCAGGCCGACGGCGACCAGCGGCGGGTCGGCCGACACGCTCATCACCGAGGTGACCGTGGTCCCGACGTCGTCGGTGTCGTCGCGGACGGTCATCAGCGCGACCCCGGCGGCGTACTGGCGCAGCGCGGCGGCGTAGGCGACGGCGTCGACGGAGGCCATGGCGGCCAGTCGACCACACGACGAGGATCACGCCCGTGAGCAGCTCAGGGGAGAAGACCTACGACGTCGTCGTGCTCGGCGCCGGCTCGACGGGGGAGAACGTGGCCGACGTCGTCGTCCGCGGCGGGCTGAGCGCGGCCCTGGTGGAGGAGCACCTGGTCGGCGGCGAGTGCTCGTACTACGCGTGCATGCCGAGCAAGGCGCTGATCCGCGGCACCGAGGCCATCGAGGAGGCGAGGGCGGTCAAGGGCGCGGCGGCCGCCGTGACCGGGGAGCAGGACGTCGCCGCCACCTTGGAGCGCCGCGACTCCTTCACGCACGACTGGGACGACGCCTCGCAGGTGGAGTGGGTCGAGGGCGCGGGCATCGACCTGCTCCGCGGCACCGCCCGGCTCGACGGCGAGCGCGTCGTCGTCGTCACCGGGCCCGACGGCGGGACGACGCGGCTGACCGCCCGGCACGCCGTCGCCGTGTGCACCGGGTCCGCCGCCGCCGTCCCGCCGGTCGAGGGCCTGCCCGACGTGCAGCCGTGGACGCCGCGCGAGGCGACCAGCGCCAAGGAGGCGCCCCGCCGGCTGCTCGTGGTCGGCGGCGGCTACGTCGGCTGCGAGATGTCCTTCGCGTGGAACGCCCTCGGCTCGCAGGTGACCCTGCTGCAGCGCGGGCCGCGGCTGCTCCCCGGCGCCGAGCCGCAGGCCGGCGAGGCGGTGCTCGCCTCGCTGCGCGACCGCGGCGTCGACGTCCGGCTCGGCGCCGACGTGCGGGCCGCCCGCCGGGAGGACGACGAGGTGGTCCTGGTCACCGCCGAGGGTGAGCTGCGCGGCGACGAGGTGCTGGTCGCCGTGGGCCGGCAGGCGCGCACCACCGGCATCGGTGTCGACACCGTCGGCCTCGAGCCCGGCCGCTACCTCGACGTCGACGACACCCTGCAGGTCCGCGGCCTGCCCTGGCTCTACGGCGTCGGCGACGTCAACGGCCGCCGGCAGCTGACCCACATGGGCAAGTACCAGGCCCGCCAGGCCGGCGCGGCGATCGTGGCCCGCGCCCGCGGCGAGCAGGTCGCCGTCGAGGACTGGTCGCCGTACACCGCGACCGCCGACCGTGCCGCCACACCGTCGGTCGTGTTCACCGACCCGCAGGTGGCCAGCGTGGGCCTGACCAGCGCGCAGGCGCGCGAGTCGGGCCGGCCGCACCGCGTCGTCGAGTACCCGATCGGCTCGGTGGCCGGCGCCGCGCTGTTCGCCGACGACTACGAGGGGACGGCGATCGCCGTGGTCGACCCCGAGCGCGAGGTGCTGCTCGGCGTGACCTTCGTCGGCCCGGCGGTGGCCGAGCTGCTGCAGGCGGCGACGGTCGCCGTCGTCGGGGAGGTGCCGATCGCCCGGCTCTGGCACGCCGTCCCCGCCTACCCCACGGTCAGCGAGGTCTGGCTGCGGCTGCTGGAGACCTGGCGCGGCTGACGCCGGGGGGTCGTGCTGGAGTGGAGGGGTGCCCGTCCCGTCCCACCGTTCCCGGCGCCGCTACGTCGCCCTCGGCGACTCCTTCACCGAGGGGCTGGCCGACCCCGACCCGGAGCGTCCCGGCGGGTACCGCGGCTGGGCCGACCGGCTCGCCGGGCACCTGGCGGCGGCGCGGCCGGACGTCGACGTCGAGTACGCCAACCTCGCGATCCGGGGGCGGCTGCTGCCGCAGGTGCTCGCCGAGCAGGTGCCGGTGGCCCGGGCCGCGCGGCCGGACCTGGTCAGCCTGGTGGCCGGCGGCAACGACCTGCTGCGCCCGGGCGCCGACCCCGACCGGCTGGCCGCGGCCCTGGAGGAGGCGGTGGCCGGCTTCCGCAGCGACGGCGCCGACGTGCTGCTGGCCACCGGCGTCGACCCGCGGCTGACGCCGATCATCCGGCGCACCCGCGGCCGGGTCGCCGTCTTCAACGCCTCGCTGTGGTCGATCGCCGCGCGGCATGGCGCCGTCGTCCTCGACCAGTGGGGCGCCGACTGGCTGCAGGACTGGCGGCTGTGGGACGGCGACCGGATCCACCTCACCGCCGAGGGGCACCGGCGCATCGCGCTGGCCGCGGCCGCGGCGCTCGGCGTCCCGGTCGACGACGGCGGCGACTGGCGCACCCCGCTGCCGCCCGCGCCACCGCGGGCGCTGCGCGTGGCGCTGGCCGAGGAGGCCGCCTGGCTGCGCGGCTTCGTCGCCCCGTGGATCGCCCGCCGGCTGCGCGGCCGCTCGTCCGGCGACGGCCGGGAACCCAAGCGCCCGGTCCCGCTGACGCCGGCGTAGGGAACCTCCGCGGAGGTGCACGGCTTCAGTGCCGGTCGTCGTCCTCGTCGCCGGACGCGTCGTCGTCGACGACCACGACGAACGGGCGGACCGGCGGCTCGTCCTCGTCGTCCAGCGGGAAGACGTCGAGCCCGTCGGCGCCGGCCGGCGGCGGGACGGGCGGCAGCTCGGCGACGACCGCCTCGAGCTCGCCGGTCACGGCCTCCAGGACCGCGGCGGCCTCCTCGGCGGCCTGCTCGACGAGCACCTCGGCCATGAGCGCCTCGGCCCGGCTGGGCAGCGGTGCGGGCCGGCCGAACGCGTAGCCCTGCGCCATCGCGCAGCCGTGCCGGCGCAGCCAGTCGGCCTGGTCGAGGTCCTCGATGCCCTCGGCGATGACCTGCAGGCCCATGCCCCGGCCCAGCTGCAGCAGGCCCTGCACCAGTGCCGCGGTGGAGGGCTGGGTGACGACGTCGGCGACGAACGAGCGGTCGATCTTGACGGTGTGGATGGGCAGCCGGTGCAGCGCGGTGATCGCCGAGTAGCCGGTGCCGAAGTCGTCGAGCGCCAGCGTCACGCCGCGTGCGGTCACCTCCGACACCGCCTTGAGCGTCGCCTCCTCCGCGAACAGCGCCGTCGACTCGGTGATCTCCAGCTCCAGCCGGTCGGGGGCCAGCCCGGACTCCGCCAGCGCGGCGTCGACCAGGTCGCTGAAGCCGGGCTCGGCGAGGTGCCGGGCGGAGACGTTGACGTGCACCCGCAGCCCGGCCGGCCAGCCGGCGGCGTCCACGCAGGCGCGGTGGAGCACCCAGGCGCCCAGCCGGGAGGTCAGCCGGTTGTTCTCGGCGGCGTCGAGGAAGGCGCCCGGCGGCAGCAGGCCGCGGGTGGGGTGCTGCCAGCGGATCAGCGCCTCGTAGCCCAGCAGCGTCTCGTCGGAGAGGTCGACGATCGGCTGGTAGAACAGCCGCAGCTCGTCGCCGTCCAGCGCGCGGCGCAGGTCGGTCTCCAGCTGCAGCAGGTCGACCTCGTCGTCGGTGAGCACCCCGTCGTGCACCTCGATGCGCGCCCGGCTGCCGTCGCTCTTGGCGCGGGTCAGCGCGCTGTGCGCCTGGCGCAGCAGGTCGTCGGGGGCGACGTCGGAGCCGAGGGTCAGGCCCACGCTGGCCGAGAGCACGATCTCCCGGCCGGCCACCGGGAACGGGTCGTCGAGCACCGAGAGCAGCCGGTCGGCCAGCGCGCGCAGGCCGTCGAGGTCCTCGACGTCCTCGGCGAGGATGAGGAACTCGTCGGCGCCCAGCCGGACGGCGGTGTCCTCGACGCGGGTGCTCCAGCGCAGCCGGTCGGCGACCTGGCTGAGCAGCTGGTCGCCGGCCTCGGTGCCGAGGGTGTCGTTGACCGCCTGGA
This region of Geodermatophilus bullaregiensis genomic DNA includes:
- a CDS encoding bifunctional FO biosynthesis protein CofGH, giving the protein MSQPQTPVPSALRRALARAERGVTLDAGEAEILLSARGLGEGAPLDRLLTAASRVRDAGLASAGRAGIVTYSRKVFIPLTHLCRDRCHYCTFVTTPGQLRAQGKAPFLSPDEVLDVARAGAALGCKEALFTLGDRPEDRWPVAAEWLAAHGFDSTLGYLRAMAIRVLEETGLLPHLNPGVLTWEEVQRLKPVSASMGMMLETTATRLWSQPGGPHFGSPDKEPAVRLRVLEDAGRSAVPFTTGVLLGIGETPAERVDAVLRIRAAHQRHGHVQEVIVQNFRAKPRTAMAAHDDLALQEYVAAVAVTRLLLGPRARVQAPPNLSDSTELGLLLRAGVDDWGGVSPLTPDHVNPERPWPHVDELAALTAEGGFALRERLAAQPPYVLSPEPWLDPRVRPHVAALAGPDGLAVEGRIPAGLPWQEPDEAWVSTGRTDLHVEVDTVGRTADRRSDFDAVYGDWAELRDRTTAARDGHSTALAVGDPEVHAALRAAERDPAGLSDAQYLALLGADGPDLGALCALADAVRRDVTGDDVTYVVNRNINFTNVCYTGCRFCAFAQRRTDADAYTLSLTEVGDRVDQAWAAGATEICMQGGIHPDLPGSAYLDLIGEVKRRQPGIHLHAFSPMEIVNAAARTGLSFADFLTAAKEAGLDSVPGTAAEILDDDVRWVLTKGKLPAATWLEIVRTAHRVGLPTTSTMMYGHVDTPAHWVAHLRTLAAVQDETGGFSEFVLLPFVHHNAPIYLAGVARPGPTVRENRAVHAVARLLLHGRIRNVQTSWVKLGEAGTRAVLQGGANDLGGTLMEETISRMAGSENGSLKTIAELEAVAASIGRPARQRTTEYGTPSAERMATARSDEGRRRLTLSIAPT
- a CDS encoding dihydrolipoyl dehydrogenase family protein yields the protein MSSSGEKTYDVVVLGAGSTGENVADVVVRGGLSAALVEEHLVGGECSYYACMPSKALIRGTEAIEEARAVKGAAAAVTGEQDVAATLERRDSFTHDWDDASQVEWVEGAGIDLLRGTARLDGERVVVVTGPDGGTTRLTARHAVAVCTGSAAAVPPVEGLPDVQPWTPREATSAKEAPRRLLVVGGGYVGCEMSFAWNALGSQVTLLQRGPRLLPGAEPQAGEAVLASLRDRGVDVRLGADVRAARREDDEVVLVTAEGELRGDEVLVAVGRQARTTGIGVDTVGLEPGRYLDVDDTLQVRGLPWLYGVGDVNGRRQLTHMGKYQARQAGAAIVARARGEQVAVEDWSPYTATADRAATPSVVFTDPQVASVGLTSAQARESGRPHRVVEYPIGSVAGAALFADDYEGTAIAVVDPEREVLLGVTFVGPAVAELLQAATVAVVGEVPIARLWHAVPAYPTVSEVWLRLLETWRG
- a CDS encoding flavin reductase family protein; this translates as MASVDAVAYAAALRQYAAGVALMTVRDDTDDVGTTVTSVMSVSADPPLVAVGLTAEGYPAEVLEAVGSCALTVLAAGQAILASRFSSAGRPGARHLLESVPWSRAAGSDAIVLDGGVVALDCRLDRLVPAGDHVLALLLVDDVPVLRPDAAPLLRLRGRYVDAPGTR
- a CDS encoding putative bifunctional diguanylate cyclase/phosphodiesterase, yielding MTLSAPHVPRPRDDQPGQPGGAPTGTRLRAIDTLLADRGQLFRALFLSSPVPQALVDLDGHLLVVNDALCAMAGRGIDDMVGRHVDLLAHPDEAPLPDGDGPLTGELRLDPWLRQDGERRLRRADGSELWVQQSHDVVHRSSGEPQFVVLSLVDVTDRRRAEEDLVRRAFTDALTGLPNRRALIDRLHHALALSRRRGLQVGLVHLDLDRFQAVNDTLGTEAGDQLLSQVADRLRWSTRVEDTAVRLGADEFLILAEDVEDLDGLRALADRLLSVLDDPFPVAGREIVLSASVGLTLGSDVAPDDLLRQAHSALTRAKSDGSRARIEVHDGVLTDDEVDLLQLETDLRRALDGDELRLFYQPIVDLSDETLLGYEALIRWQHPTRGLLPPGAFLDAAENNRLTSRLGAWVLHRACVDAAGWPAGLRVHVNVSARHLAEPGFSDLVDAALAESGLAPDRLELEITESTALFAEEATLKAVSEVTARGVTLALDDFGTGYSAITALHRLPIHTVKIDRSFVADVVTQPSTAALVQGLLQLGRGMGLQVIAEGIEDLDQADWLRRHGCAMAQGYAFGRPAPLPSRAEALMAEVLVEQAAEEAAAVLEAVTGELEAVVAELPPVPPPAGADGLDVFPLDDEDEPPVRPFVVVVDDDASGDEDDDRH
- a CDS encoding SGNH/GDSL hydrolase family protein, translating into MPVPSHRSRRRYVALGDSFTEGLADPDPERPGGYRGWADRLAGHLAAARPDVDVEYANLAIRGRLLPQVLAEQVPVARAARPDLVSLVAGGNDLLRPGADPDRLAAALEEAVAGFRSDGADVLLATGVDPRLTPIIRRTRGRVAVFNASLWSIAARHGAVVLDQWGADWLQDWRLWDGDRIHLTAEGHRRIALAAAAALGVPVDDGGDWRTPLPPAPPRALRVALAEEAAWLRGFVAPWIARRLRGRSSGDGREPKRPVPLTPA